The following proteins are co-located in the Streptomyces sp. NBC_00435 genome:
- a CDS encoding Ppx/GppA phosphatase family protein, whose product MTRVAGIDCGTNSIRLLVADCDPLTGELVELDRRMTVVRLGQGVDKTGRLAPEALQRTFAACREYAAVIKELGAERVRFVATSASRDAENRDEFVRGVLDILGVEPEVISGDQEAEFSFTGATKELTGTDHLEKPFLVVDIGGGSTEFVVGAEHVRAARSVDVGCVRMTERHLLVDGVVTDPPTGEQVAAMRADIEAALDLAAGSVPLGEARTLVGLAGSVTTVAAIALGLTRYESAAIHHSRISYEEVREISERMLTLTHAERAAIPVMHPGRVDVIGAGALVLLAVMERVGASEVVVSEHDILDGIAWSVA is encoded by the coding sequence GTGACCCGGGTCGCGGGCATCGACTGCGGTACGAACTCCATCCGGCTCCTCGTCGCGGACTGCGACCCGCTGACCGGTGAGCTGGTCGAGCTGGACCGGCGGATGACCGTCGTGCGCCTCGGCCAGGGCGTGGACAAGACGGGCCGGCTGGCCCCCGAGGCGCTGCAGCGCACCTTCGCGGCCTGCCGCGAGTACGCCGCGGTCATCAAGGAGCTGGGCGCCGAGCGGGTGCGCTTCGTCGCGACCTCGGCCTCCCGGGACGCCGAGAACCGGGACGAGTTCGTCCGGGGCGTGCTGGACATCCTGGGCGTCGAGCCCGAGGTGATCTCCGGCGACCAGGAGGCGGAGTTCTCCTTCACCGGCGCCACCAAGGAACTGACCGGTACCGACCACCTGGAGAAGCCCTTCCTGGTGGTGGACATCGGAGGCGGCTCCACGGAGTTCGTGGTCGGCGCCGAGCACGTCCGGGCGGCCCGTTCCGTCGACGTGGGCTGCGTCCGGATGACCGAGCGTCACCTGCTGGTGGACGGGGTCGTCACCGACCCGCCGACCGGCGAGCAGGTGGCCGCCATGCGGGCCGACATCGAGGCGGCGCTGGACCTGGCCGCCGGGAGTGTCCCGCTGGGCGAGGCCCGCACCCTGGTCGGGCTGGCCGGTTCGGTGACCACGGTCGCCGCGATCGCGCTGGGCCTGACCCGGTACGAGTCGGCGGCCATCCACCACTCCCGGATCTCCTACGAGGAGGTCCGCGAGATCAGCGAGCGGATGCTGACGCTGACGCACGCCGAGCGTGCGGCGATCCCCGTGATGCACCCGGGACGGGTCGACGTGATCGGCGCGGGCGCCCTGGTCCTGCTGGCGGTCATGGAGCGGGTCGGCGCCTCGGAGGTCGTGGTCTCGGAGCACGACATCCTCGACGGCATCGCCTGGTCCGTCGCCTGA
- a CDS encoding cytochrome P450 family protein, protein MDGPAAGRPADGSGPTLFDWEFATDPYPAYAWLREHAPVHRTKLPSGVEAWLVTRYADARQALADQRLSKNPAHHAGSAHAKGRTGIPGERKAELMTHLLNIDPPDHTRLRRLVSKAFTPRRVAEFTPRVQELTDHLIDQFCEKGEADLIHEFAFPLPIYAICEMLGVPREDQDDFRDWAGMMIRHGGGPRGGVARSVKQMRTYLGELIHRKRDDLGDDLISDLIRASDHGDHLTEAEATAMAFILLFAGFETTVNLIGNGVHSLFMNPDQRERLQLSLAAGESGLLATGVEELLRYDGPVELATWRFATEPVALGGQEIAVGDPVLVVLAAADRDPERFADPDTLDLSRTDNQHLGYGHGIHYCLGAPLARLEGQTALATLLTRLPDLQLAVAPEELRWRGGLIMRGLRTLPVRFTPQNA, encoded by the coding sequence GTGGACGGGCCCGCCGCCGGCCGCCCGGCCGACGGATCCGGTCCGACCCTGTTCGACTGGGAGTTCGCGACCGACCCGTACCCGGCGTACGCCTGGCTGCGCGAACACGCGCCCGTGCACCGCACCAAGCTCCCCAGCGGGGTCGAGGCCTGGCTGGTCACCCGGTACGCCGACGCCCGCCAGGCCCTCGCCGACCAGCGACTCAGCAAGAATCCCGCCCACCACGCGGGATCGGCGCACGCCAAGGGCCGGACCGGGATCCCCGGGGAGCGCAAGGCGGAGCTGATGACGCACCTGCTCAACATCGACCCACCGGACCACACCCGGCTGCGCCGGCTCGTGTCGAAGGCGTTCACCCCGCGCCGGGTCGCCGAGTTCACCCCGAGGGTGCAGGAGTTGACCGACCACCTCATCGACCAGTTCTGCGAGAAGGGGGAGGCGGATCTCATCCACGAGTTCGCCTTCCCTCTCCCCATCTACGCCATCTGCGAGATGCTCGGCGTACCGCGGGAGGACCAGGACGACTTCCGCGACTGGGCCGGCATGATGATCCGGCACGGAGGCGGCCCCCGGGGCGGAGTCGCCCGGTCGGTCAAGCAGATGCGGACCTACCTCGGCGAGCTCATCCACCGCAAGCGCGACGACCTCGGCGACGACCTGATCTCCGATCTGATCCGGGCCAGCGACCACGGGGACCACCTGACGGAGGCCGAGGCCACCGCGATGGCCTTCATCCTGCTGTTCGCCGGGTTCGAGACCACGGTCAATCTGATCGGCAACGGAGTCCACTCCCTCTTCATGAACCCGGACCAGCGCGAGCGCCTCCAGCTCTCCCTCGCGGCCGGCGAGAGCGGACTGCTGGCCACAGGTGTGGAGGAGCTGCTCCGCTACGACGGCCCCGTGGAGCTCGCCACCTGGCGGTTCGCCACCGAGCCCGTCGCCCTGGGCGGCCAGGAGATCGCGGTCGGCGATCCGGTCCTCGTCGTCCTCGCCGCCGCCGACCGCGACCCCGAGCGGTTCGCCGACCCGGACACCCTGGACCTCTCCCGGACCGACAACCAGCACCTCGGATACGGGCACGGCATCCACTACTGCCTGGGTGCCCCGCTGGCCCGCCTCGAGGGGCAGACCGCGCTCGCGACCCTGCTGACGCGGCTGCCCGATCTGCAACTGGCCGTGGCGCCCGAGGAGCTGCGCTGGCGTGGCGGGCTCATCATGCGGGGGCTGCGCACGCTCCCGGTTCGTTTCACACCCCAAAACGCCTGA
- a CDS encoding globin domain-containing protein has protein sequence MVERRAEHAVKFFYSHLFWHNPGVRELFPASFEDMERQRDRLFAALTHVIAHLENDTLVPYLRDLGRDHRKFLAGPEHYAAVGTSLIAALAEASGSAWHPQAEKAWSEAYQFIADTMMAGAAASEDPPWWDAEVVRHLLYGQDIAVLTLRPHALFPHLPGQYASVSSDRVPTTWRTYSLGNAPRPDGTVDLHVSRIEGGRLSTALVRDARPGDVLRLGAAGGQMTFLREDRPVSFIAAGTGWAPIRAMLEELADHPPDQDVRLFVVARDAAHLYDRPLIDECAAAFDWLSVTYITPAPGQHRNEATGRLATALSNRGLWPDQDVYLSGPPQFIEETAYLLEGLGARPDRIFYDSVPVSGNGQSQGNRPMGFGEWFLNRPDPHWHNPSGRAPREY, from the coding sequence GTGGTGGAGAGACGGGCCGAGCACGCGGTCAAGTTCTTCTACTCCCACCTCTTCTGGCACAACCCCGGAGTCCGTGAGCTCTTCCCGGCCTCCTTCGAAGACATGGAGCGGCAGCGGGACCGGCTCTTCGCCGCGCTCACCCATGTGATCGCCCACCTGGAGAACGACACGCTCGTCCCCTATCTGCGCGACCTCGGCCGCGACCACCGCAAGTTCCTGGCGGGCCCCGAGCACTACGCGGCCGTCGGCACCAGCCTCATCGCGGCGCTCGCCGAGGCTTCCGGGTCCGCCTGGCACCCACAGGCGGAAAAAGCCTGGTCAGAGGCGTATCAGTTCATCGCCGACACGATGATGGCCGGGGCCGCCGCCAGCGAGGACCCGCCCTGGTGGGACGCGGAAGTCGTACGCCACCTGCTGTACGGGCAGGACATCGCCGTCCTCACCCTCCGCCCGCACGCCCTCTTCCCCCATCTCCCCGGCCAGTACGCGAGCGTGAGCAGCGACCGGGTCCCGACGACCTGGCGCACGTACTCCCTCGGGAACGCGCCCCGCCCCGACGGGACGGTTGACCTCCACGTCAGCCGGATAGAGGGCGGCCGGCTCAGCACCGCCCTGGTCCGCGATGCGCGGCCCGGGGACGTGCTCAGGCTCGGGGCGGCCGGCGGGCAGATGACGTTCCTCCGCGAGGACCGCCCGGTCAGCTTCATAGCCGCCGGCACCGGATGGGCGCCGATCCGCGCCATGCTGGAGGAGCTGGCGGACCACCCTCCCGATCAGGACGTACGCCTCTTCGTGGTCGCTCGGGACGCCGCCCACCTCTACGACCGCCCGCTCATAGACGAGTGCGCGGCCGCTTTCGACTGGCTGAGCGTCACCTACATCACCCCCGCCCCCGGGCAGCACCGCAACGAGGCCACCGGCCGGCTGGCCACCGCGCTCAGCAACCGCGGGCTCTGGCCCGACCAGGACGTCTACCTCAGCGGTCCGCCGCAGTTCATCGAGGAGACCGCGTACCTCCTGGAGGGACTCGGCGCGCGGCCCGACCGGATCTTCTACGACTCCGTACCCGTCAGTGGCAACGGCCAGAGCCAGGGGAACCGGCCGATGGGCTTCGGCGAGTGGTTCCTGAACCGCCCCGACCCGCACTGGCACAACCCGTCGGGCCGCGCGCCCCGGGAGTACTGA
- a CDS encoding transglycosylase family protein, translating into MPALVVTAGVAGSALALPLLAATGASAAETSTWDKVAECESGGTWSANFGSGSYGGLQFSQEQWKGAGGLDFAERADLASRSQQIAVAERVLASQGPQAWPLCGASAGLTQQAPAAEVNPGLPRASESVTPTPSRPDDSVPYLGSGTPSTDFGAPTAPSPAPSPSSLLPDYPIGPPSGLPVMPPPDLPTAPPGLPGDPTAPTSPADPTVPTAPSTDPAVPVAPATPVDPSVPVAPSDPANPTNPANPTVPSTPTEPGRSTAPVAPATPGATTGPAAPAAGATEGGGKHRGPAAVEETAPSDAASDPQYTVKAGDSLAAIADANGVKGGWNALYEANEQVIGEDADLIKPGQNLDLTH; encoded by the coding sequence GTGCCCGCACTTGTCGTCACCGCCGGAGTCGCCGGCTCCGCGCTGGCCCTGCCGCTGCTCGCCGCCACTGGCGCGAGCGCCGCGGAGACCTCCACATGGGACAAGGTCGCCGAGTGCGAGAGCGGCGGCACCTGGAGCGCCAACTTCGGCAGCGGCTCCTACGGTGGGCTGCAGTTCAGCCAGGAGCAGTGGAAGGGCGCCGGCGGGCTCGACTTCGCCGAGCGCGCCGACCTCGCCAGCCGCTCCCAGCAGATCGCCGTGGCCGAGCGGGTCCTGGCCTCCCAAGGGCCCCAGGCATGGCCGTTGTGCGGAGCGTCGGCGGGGCTGACGCAGCAGGCGCCCGCCGCCGAGGTGAACCCGGGCCTGCCCCGCGCCTCCGAGTCCGTCACCCCCACCCCGTCCCGCCCGGACGACTCCGTGCCCTACCTCGGTTCGGGTACGCCGTCCACGGACTTCGGGGCCCCGACGGCTCCCTCTCCCGCCCCCTCGCCGTCCTCCCTGCTGCCCGACTATCCGATCGGCCCGCCCAGCGGGCTGCCCGTCATGCCCCCGCCGGACCTCCCGACGGCTCCTCCGGGGCTCCCGGGTGACCCGACGGCTCCCACGAGCCCGGCGGACCCCACGGTTCCCACGGCGCCGTCCACGGACCCGGCCGTGCCCGTGGCCCCCGCAACCCCCGTGGATCCGTCGGTTCCGGTCGCTCCGTCAGATCCGGCGAATCCGACCAATCCGGCGAACCCGACTGTTCCGAGCACCCCGACGGAGCCCGGTCGGTCCACCGCCCCGGTCGCTCCGGCGACGCCCGGCGCCACCACTGGCCCGGCCGCCCCGGCGGCCGGTGCGACCGAGGGCGGCGGTAAGCACCGCGGCCCGGCCGCCGTTGAGGAGACGGCGCCGTCTGATGCCGCGTCGGACCCGCAGTACACCGTGAAGGCGGGCGACAGCCTGGCCGCCATCGCGGACGCCAACGGAGTGAAGGGCGGATGGAACGCGCTCTACGAGGCCAACGAGCAGGTCATCGGCGAGGACGCGGACCTGATCAAGCCCGGTCAGAACCTGGATCTAACGCACTAA
- a CDS encoding DUF501 domain-containing protein — MQTPPPQTDRTEPTAADIEAFEQQLGRPPRGLRAIAHRCPCGQPDVVETAPRLPDGTPFPTLYYLTCPRAAGAIGTLEANGVMKEMQARLAVDPELADAYRAAHEDYITRRDAIEVLQGFPSAGGMPDRVKCLHVLVGHSLAAGPGVNPFGDEALAMLPEWWAKGACVTPCGEKKEEKKEEKKEEKKDEKSDARTESGA, encoded by the coding sequence ATGCAGACGCCCCCGCCCCAGACCGACCGGACCGAGCCGACCGCCGCCGACATCGAGGCGTTCGAGCAGCAGCTCGGCCGCCCGCCGCGCGGGCTGCGCGCCATCGCGCACCGCTGCCCCTGCGGGCAGCCGGACGTGGTGGAGACCGCCCCGCGGCTCCCGGACGGCACGCCCTTCCCGACGCTGTACTACCTGACCTGCCCGCGCGCCGCCGGTGCGATCGGCACGCTGGAGGCCAACGGCGTGATGAAGGAGATGCAGGCCCGGCTCGCCGTGGACCCGGAGCTGGCCGACGCCTACCGGGCCGCGCACGAGGACTACATCACCCGGCGCGACGCGATCGAGGTGCTCCAGGGCTTCCCGAGCGCCGGCGGCATGCCGGACCGGGTCAAGTGCCTGCACGTGCTGGTCGGCCACTCGCTGGCCGCGGGCCCGGGCGTGAACCCGTTCGGTGACGAGGCCCTGGCGATGCTGCCCGAGTGGTGGGCCAAGGGTGCCTGCGTCACCCCGTGCGGGGAGAAGAAGGAAGAGAAGAAGGAAGAGAAGAAGGAAGAGAAGAAGGACGAGAAGTCGGACGCGCGGACGGAGTCGGGCGCGTGA
- a CDS encoding nucleoside triphosphate pyrophosphohydrolase, protein MTDDVPSEPTGRIVLLTTSHRVAPGVLSWPAWRTLHAADRVLCADPGHAQLPYLREAGVDVALESPDAQALIEECAGGRTVVVLLSGEGDRRLTDGLSRFAGSGRVAVPDLELLPGSYDLPGARLLDLVQVMDRVRRECPWTSKQTHEGLVKYAIEEAYELVEAIEDGDREELREELGDVLLQVVFHARIAEEGGPGEEDEPFSIDDVAGALVEKLIHRHPHVFGDATAETPEDVNAHWQRTKQVEKQRESVTDGIPLGQPALALAAKLAGRVRAGGVAVEPPHGEGIGYELLELAARAEAAGTDPETALRAAARVYRDAIRAAEGVGE, encoded by the coding sequence GTGACTGACGACGTACCCTCCGAGCCCACCGGCCGCATCGTGCTGCTGACCACCAGCCACCGGGTCGCCCCCGGCGTGCTGTCCTGGCCGGCCTGGCGGACCCTGCACGCCGCGGACCGGGTGCTGTGCGCCGATCCGGGCCACGCCCAGCTCCCGTACCTGCGCGAGGCGGGCGTCGACGTCGCGCTGGAGTCCCCGGACGCGCAGGCACTGATCGAGGAGTGCGCCGGCGGGCGCACCGTCGTCGTACTCCTGAGCGGCGAGGGCGACCGGCGGCTCACCGACGGCCTGTCCCGCTTCGCCGGATCGGGCCGGGTGGCCGTACCGGACCTGGAGCTGCTGCCCGGCTCTTACGATCTGCCGGGCGCGCGCCTGCTCGACCTCGTCCAGGTGATGGACCGGGTCCGGCGCGAATGCCCCTGGACCTCGAAGCAGACGCACGAGGGGCTGGTGAAGTACGCCATCGAAGAGGCGTACGAGCTGGTCGAGGCCATCGAGGACGGGGACCGCGAGGAACTGCGCGAGGAGCTCGGGGACGTCCTGCTCCAGGTGGTCTTCCACGCCCGCATCGCGGAGGAGGGCGGCCCCGGTGAGGAGGACGAGCCGTTCTCCATCGACGACGTGGCCGGGGCCCTCGTCGAGAAGCTGATCCACCGGCATCCGCACGTCTTCGGCGACGCCACGGCGGAGACCCCGGAAGACGTGAACGCCCACTGGCAGCGCACCAAGCAGGTGGAGAAGCAGCGTGAGTCCGTGACCGACGGGATCCCCCTCGGCCAGCCCGCTCTCGCGCTCGCGGCCAAACTCGCCGGCCGGGTCCGGGCGGGCGGCGTGGCCGTGGAACCCCCGCACGGCGAGGGCATCGGCTACGAACTGCTGGAACTGGCGGCGCGCGCCGAGGCGGCGGGCACCGACCCCGAGACCGCGCTGCGCGCGGCGGCCCGGGTCTACCGGGACGCGATCCGCGCCGCCGAGGGCGTCGGCGAGTAG
- a CDS encoding SurA N-terminal domain-containing protein, producing MHRRTALSVSAALLLAAPLLSACSGEARPGTAAVIGGERITTSALQAQVNDVRSAQNRSEHSAELIAAVPQLDRVKLSTMLQSRILDRMAQDAGITVTPKELEEERKSYDQNNRGAEAFEEAILQKAAIAPDQIDRWVRDQVLFSKLNAKYGEGKLAEPASKAATRLGIQVNPRYGAWDPQRVTLGESETPWITQVTRPEQPPAGA from the coding sequence TTGCACCGTCGCACAGCGCTCTCCGTCTCCGCCGCCCTGCTCCTGGCGGCCCCTCTGCTGTCCGCGTGCTCGGGCGAAGCCCGCCCCGGCACCGCGGCCGTGATCGGCGGCGAACGGATCACCACCTCCGCGCTCCAGGCCCAGGTGAACGACGTCCGCTCCGCGCAGAACCGTTCCGAACACTCCGCCGAGCTGATCGCGGCCGTTCCCCAGCTGGACCGGGTCAAGCTCAGCACGATGCTCCAGAGCCGCATCCTCGACCGGATGGCGCAGGACGCGGGCATCACGGTCACCCCCAAGGAGCTGGAGGAGGAGCGCAAGTCCTACGACCAGAACAACCGGGGGGCCGAGGCCTTCGAGGAGGCGATCCTGCAGAAGGCCGCCATCGCCCCCGACCAGATCGACCGCTGGGTCCGCGACCAGGTGCTGTTCAGCAAGCTCAACGCCAAGTACGGCGAGGGCAAGCTCGCCGAGCCCGCCTCGAAGGCGGCGACGAGGCTGGGCATCCAGGTCAACCCGCGCTACGGCGCCTGGGATCCCCAGCGCGTCACCCTCGGCGAGTCCGAGACCCCCTGGATCACCCAGGTCACCCGGCCCGAGCAGCCCCCCGCCGGGGCCTGA
- the eno gene encoding phosphopyruvate hydratase → MLVPSIDVVVAREILDSRGNPTVEVEVGLDDGSTGRAAVPSGASTGAFEAVELRDGDPNRYMGKGVEKAVLAVIEQLGPELVGYDATEQRLIDQAMIDLDATENKGSLGANAILGVSLAVAHAASEASDLPLFRYLGGPNAHLLPVPMMNILNGGSHADSNVDIQEFMIAPIGAESFSEALRWGAEVYHTLKKVLHTKGLSTGLGDEGGFAPNLESNRAALDLIVEAVKQAGYVPGKDIALALDVAASEFYKDGKYEFEGQSRSAAEMTEYYEELVSAYPLVSIEDPLYEDDWSGWKTLTDKLGAKVQIVGDDLFVTNPERLARGIEEGSANALLVKVNQIGSLTETLDAVEMAQRNGFKCMMSHRSGETEDVTIADLAVAVNCGQIKTGAPARSDRVAKYNQLLRIEEILDDAAVYAGRSAFPRFKG, encoded by the coding sequence ATGCTCGTGCCGTCCATCGACGTCGTCGTAGCCCGGGAAATCCTGGACTCCCGAGGCAACCCCACGGTCGAGGTCGAGGTGGGCCTCGACGATGGCAGCACCGGCCGTGCTGCAGTTCCGTCCGGCGCCTCCACCGGAGCGTTCGAAGCCGTAGAGCTCCGTGACGGTGACCCCAACCGTTACATGGGCAAGGGTGTCGAGAAGGCCGTCCTCGCCGTCATCGAGCAGCTCGGCCCGGAGCTCGTCGGCTACGACGCCACCGAGCAGCGCCTGATCGACCAGGCGATGATCGACCTGGACGCCACCGAGAACAAGGGCTCCCTCGGCGCCAACGCCATCCTCGGCGTCTCCCTCGCCGTCGCGCACGCCGCGTCCGAGGCCTCCGACCTCCCGCTCTTCCGCTACCTCGGCGGTCCGAACGCGCACCTGCTGCCCGTTCCGATGATGAACATCCTGAACGGTGGGTCGCACGCCGACTCCAACGTGGACATTCAGGAGTTCATGATCGCCCCGATCGGCGCGGAGTCCTTCTCCGAGGCCCTTCGCTGGGGTGCCGAGGTCTACCACACCCTCAAGAAGGTCCTGCACACCAAGGGCCTCTCCACGGGTCTGGGCGACGAGGGCGGCTTCGCGCCGAACCTGGAGTCGAACCGCGCCGCGCTCGACCTCATCGTCGAGGCCGTCAAGCAGGCCGGCTACGTCCCGGGCAAGGACATCGCGCTCGCGCTCGACGTCGCCGCGTCCGAGTTCTACAAGGACGGCAAGTACGAGTTCGAGGGCCAGTCCCGCTCGGCCGCCGAGATGACCGAGTACTACGAGGAGCTCGTCTCCGCGTACCCGCTCGTCTCCATCGAGGACCCGCTGTACGAGGACGACTGGTCGGGCTGGAAGACCCTCACCGACAAGCTGGGCGCCAAGGTCCAGATCGTCGGCGACGACCTCTTCGTCACCAACCCGGAGCGTCTCGCCCGCGGCATCGAAGAGGGCTCGGCCAACGCCCTGCTCGTCAAGGTGAACCAGATCGGCTCGCTCACCGAGACCCTGGACGCCGTCGAGATGGCCCAGCGCAACGGCTTCAAGTGCATGATGTCGCACCGCTCCGGTGAGACCGAGGACGTCACCATCGCCGACCTCGCGGTCGCCGTGAACTGCGGCCAGATCAAGACCGGAGCCCCGGCCCGCTCGGACCGCGTCGCCAAGTACAACCAGCTGCTGCGCATCGAGGAGATCCTCGACGACGCCGCGGTGTACGCGGGCCGCAGCGCGTTCCCCCGCTTCAAGGGCTGA
- a CDS encoding FtsB family cell division protein: MAGNRDRFATFSTATRLKQLGERTAAHVYRSQSRRQVRRSRLTGRAALLVLVLCTLVVALAYPMRQYVSQRSEIANQQETAATARDRLERLRDEKARWQDNAYAEQQARKHLHFVRPGEISYIMTDPGAQGPDHRRGGQSGADRPWYSNVWDGVDKADRPGD; this comes from the coding sequence ATGGCCGGGAACCGGGACCGGTTCGCCACGTTCTCGACCGCGACGAGGCTCAAGCAGCTCGGCGAGCGGACCGCGGCGCACGTGTACCGCTCACAGTCCCGCCGCCAGGTCCGCCGCAGCAGGCTCACCGGCCGGGCCGCCCTGCTCGTCCTCGTCCTCTGTACCCTGGTCGTCGCCCTCGCGTATCCGATGCGCCAGTACGTGTCCCAGCGCTCGGAGATCGCGAACCAGCAGGAGACCGCCGCCACCGCGCGGGACCGGCTGGAACGGCTGCGCGACGAGAAGGCCCGCTGGCAGGACAACGCGTACGCGGAGCAGCAGGCGCGCAAGCACCTGCACTTCGTCCGGCCGGGGGAGATCAGCTACATCATGACCGACCCCGGGGCCCAGGGTCCCGACCACCGCCGCGGCGGACAGTCCGGTGCCGACCGGCCCTGGTACTCCAACGTCTGGGACGGCGTCGACAAGGCCGACCGCCCGGGCGACTGA
- a CDS encoding transglycosylase family protein, whose protein sequence is MLLSGKGKHRRGSKAVRIVTLAGVAGVAVAAPLMAVGTASAATASEWDRVASCESGGNWAINTGNGYYGGLQFSSSTWAAYGGKSYAAQANQASKSQQIAIAEKVLKGQGKGAWPSCGVGLSNSSYNGGGAAQTPSKPKAEPKKQEKKAEPKKETKRSEAPTTRSERPAAAPKTEAAPKTEAPKTGNGSYEVKSGDTLGAIAEATNVSGGWEKLFELNKDIVSDADLIFPGQKLKVS, encoded by the coding sequence ATGCTGCTTTCCGGCAAGGGCAAGCACCGTCGCGGCTCCAAGGCCGTCCGCATCGTCACGCTCGCCGGTGTCGCCGGTGTCGCCGTGGCGGCTCCGCTGATGGCCGTGGGTACCGCTTCCGCGGCGACCGCGTCCGAGTGGGACCGCGTCGCCTCCTGCGAGTCGGGCGGCAACTGGGCCATCAACACGGGCAACGGCTACTACGGCGGCCTGCAGTTCTCGTCCTCCACGTGGGCCGCGTACGGCGGCAAGTCGTATGCCGCGCAGGCCAACCAGGCCTCCAAGTCGCAGCAGATAGCGATCGCCGAGAAGGTCCTCAAGGGTCAGGGCAAGGGCGCCTGGCCGTCCTGCGGTGTCGGCCTGTCCAACTCCTCCTACAACGGCGGCGGCGCGGCGCAGACCCCCTCCAAGCCGAAGGCCGAGCCGAAGAAGCAGGAGAAGAAGGCCGAGCCGAAGAAGGAGACCAAGCGCTCCGAGGCCCCGACCACCCGCTCCGAGCGTCCGGCGGCGGCCCCGAAGACCGAGGCCGCGCCCAAGACCGAGGCCCCGAAGACCGGTAACGGCTCCTACGAGGTCAAGTCGGGCGACACGCTGGGCGCCATCGCCGAGGCGACCAACGTCTCCGGCGGCTGGGAGAAGCTCTTCGAGCTCAACAAGGACATCGTGTCGGACGCCGACCTGATCTTCCCGGGTCAGAAGCTGAAGGTCAGCTGA